One Paracoccus sediminicola genomic region harbors:
- a CDS encoding pseudoazurin yields the protein MFRTTIIGFALAALVATGAIAETHEVQMLNRGENGDVMVFEPAFLQVAPGDTVRFVATDRGHNAEAILEMTPEGADAFKGRINEEIEITLDTEGLYGIKCAPHYAMGMVMTIAVGEVTEVPDEYLAGRIPPNAMERFVAQIEELGL from the coding sequence ATGTTCAGAACGACGATAATCGGTTTTGCCCTTGCCGCCCTGGTCGCCACCGGTGCCATTGCTGAAACTCATGAAGTCCAGATGCTCAACCGTGGCGAGAACGGAGACGTGATGGTCTTCGAACCGGCCTTCCTGCAGGTCGCGCCCGGCGACACCGTGAGGTTCGTGGCCACGGACCGGGGTCACAACGCCGAAGCCATTCTGGAAATGACGCCGGAGGGGGCCGACGCCTTCAAGGGGCGCATCAACGAAGAGATCGAGATCACGCTCGATACCGAAGGCCTCTATGGCATCAAATGTGCCCCGCACTATGCAATGGGCATGGTGATGACCATTGCCGTCGGCGAGGTGACGGAAGTTCCCGATGAGTATCTGGCCGGTCGTATCCCTCCCAACGCGATGGAACGCTTTGTCGCGCAGATCGAGGAACTCGGTCTCTAG
- a CDS encoding Crp/Fnr family transcriptional regulator: protein MRMDIHSADVPVLCRACEARHRGICGALDAQELLKLGRTSSRHEYDAGTTLVAAGEYAGHCSNILSGVVKLSKLLPDGRQQVVELQFAPDFLGRPFGEESDVLVEAATDVRLCSFPRDTLEKMMAGSPALENRMHRQALRQLDEARDWMMTLGRKSAAEKVASFLLMLSRHMRPHVKGCSTAFDLPLGRSDIADFLGLTVETVSRQLTKLRKDGIIEIEKARHVDVKDLDGLIVAAAN, encoded by the coding sequence ATGCGTATGGATATTCACAGTGCCGACGTTCCGGTGCTTTGTCGTGCCTGCGAGGCGCGACATCGCGGAATCTGCGGCGCTCTCGATGCGCAGGAGCTTCTGAAGCTGGGACGCACCAGCAGCAGGCATGAGTACGATGCCGGTACGACCCTTGTGGCCGCGGGAGAATACGCGGGCCATTGCTCGAATATCCTCAGCGGCGTCGTGAAGCTCTCGAAGCTCTTGCCGGACGGCCGTCAGCAGGTTGTCGAGTTGCAGTTTGCGCCGGATTTTCTGGGCCGACCCTTCGGCGAGGAAAGCGATGTTCTCGTCGAGGCGGCGACGGATGTGCGGCTCTGTTCCTTCCCGCGGGACACGCTTGAGAAGATGATGGCGGGCTCCCCCGCGCTTGAGAACCGGATGCATCGCCAGGCTCTGCGACAGCTCGATGAAGCACGTGACTGGATGATGACGCTCGGCCGCAAGAGCGCGGCCGAGAAGGTGGCATCGTTCCTGCTGATGCTTTCACGGCACATGCGACCGCATGTCAAAGGGTGCTCCACGGCCTTCGACCTGCCGCTGGGCCGCTCCGACATCGCCGATTTCCTCGGACTCACCGTGGAAACCGTCAGTCGTCAGCTCACGAAGCTACGTAAGGACGGCATTATCGAGATAGAGAAAGCGCGTCATGTGGACGTCAAGGATCTGGACGGATTGATAGTAGCGGCAGCGAACTGA
- a CDS encoding hemerythrin domain-containing protein, with protein sequence MQKTEHIHLKCSDSPQEYELLILRQEQVCFDLEMLADQLPYRVDTLAAKKLADTLHPTLRACQDLEEAHVFPAILRQNVAIGPTVARLRAEHAEDEDHAVMVAESVMRFIRSDCRSDADGLGYLIRGLFQPLLRHSAFDRTVILPLYLQATPDSG encoded by the coding sequence GTGCAAAAGACCGAACATATCCACCTGAAATGCAGCGACTCTCCGCAGGAGTACGAACTGTTGATTCTGAGGCAGGAGCAGGTCTGCTTCGATCTGGAAATGCTGGCGGATCAACTTCCTTATCGGGTCGATACCTTAGCCGCGAAAAAGTTGGCGGACACGCTTCATCCAACATTGCGTGCCTGTCAGGACCTCGAAGAGGCACATGTTTTTCCCGCAATCCTGAGGCAGAACGTTGCTATTGGTCCCACCGTCGCACGTCTCAGAGCAGAACATGCCGAAGACGAGGATCACGCTGTCATGGTCGCCGAGTCTGTGATGCGGTTCATTCGATCGGATTGTCGCAGCGACGCCGACGGTCTCGGTTATCTGATACGTGGGTTGTTCCAGCCGCTTCTGCGACATTCAGCGTTTGACCGGACTGTAATTCTACCACTCTATCTTCAGGCAACCCCTGACAGTGGGTGA
- the nirK gene encoding copper-containing nitrite reductase has product MRNERELHEMPERNPQAEYGPNTTRRGLLGGAAFVGAAALAGGMPDAARARAPLPRRPTPDANVVLAQADAIERAEPADLSGLERVRQRLVQSPNAPEHEQVANGPPKIVEIEMTVRERLMVVDEDTGASIWALTYNGSVPGPLIVVHEGDYVELTLKNPASSMMEHNIDFHASTGALGGGALTHVYPGEETVLRWKATKPGCFTYHCAPGGAMIPYHVCHGMNGAIMVLPRDGLKDGMGNPLRYDQIAYIGEQDYYLPKDANGDFIQYATAGEDYADSLDAMRSLTPTHSVFNGVVGALTGRGAIRSEVGKTVLMIHNQCNRDSRPHLIGGHGEYVWETGSFSDAPLTGLETWFCRGGSAMAAMYTFEQPGIYAYVNHNLIEAALLGATAHFVVDGEWNNDLMEQVVPPRAIET; this is encoded by the coding sequence ATGAGAAACGAACGGGAATTGCATGAAATGCCGGAACGTAACCCGCAAGCCGAGTACGGTCCGAATACGACGCGCCGGGGTCTGCTTGGAGGAGCCGCATTCGTCGGTGCGGCGGCTTTGGCCGGTGGTATGCCAGATGCCGCACGCGCCCGCGCGCCGCTGCCCCGCAGGCCGACCCCCGATGCAAACGTGGTTCTGGCACAGGCCGATGCGATCGAACGCGCCGAACCCGCGGACTTGTCCGGTCTCGAACGGGTGCGTCAACGTCTCGTCCAGTCACCCAATGCACCCGAGCACGAGCAGGTGGCCAACGGCCCCCCGAAGATCGTCGAGATCGAAATGACCGTGCGCGAGCGTCTGATGGTCGTGGACGAGGACACCGGTGCCAGCATCTGGGCGTTGACCTACAACGGCTCGGTTCCCGGGCCGCTGATCGTTGTGCATGAGGGCGACTACGTCGAACTGACGCTGAAAAATCCTGCAAGCAGCATGATGGAGCACAACATCGACTTTCATGCCTCAACCGGAGCCTTGGGCGGCGGCGCGTTGACCCATGTCTATCCGGGCGAGGAAACGGTGCTGCGCTGGAAGGCTACAAAGCCGGGCTGCTTTACCTATCACTGTGCGCCGGGCGGCGCGATGATCCCGTATCACGTCTGTCATGGCATGAACGGCGCGATCATGGTGCTGCCGCGTGACGGGCTGAAAGATGGAATGGGCAACCCGCTGCGGTACGATCAGATCGCCTATATCGGAGAGCAGGACTACTACCTGCCGAAGGATGCCAATGGCGATTTCATCCAGTATGCGACCGCCGGTGAAGACTACGCCGACAGTCTGGACGCGATGCGGTCCCTGACACCGACACATTCGGTCTTCAACGGGGTGGTAGGCGCGCTGACGGGGCGCGGCGCGATCCGGTCGGAGGTCGGCAAGACGGTGCTGATGATCCACAACCAATGCAACCGCGACAGCCGTCCGCACCTGATCGGTGGTCATGGCGAATACGTCTGGGAAACCGGATCGTTCAGCGACGCGCCTCTGACCGGGCTTGAGACGTGGTTCTGCCGCGGAGGTTCGGCCATGGCTGCGATGTACACGTTCGAGCAGCCGGGCATTTACGCCTACGTCAACCACAACCTGATCGAAGCGGCGCTTCTGGGAGCCACGGCGCATTTTGTCGTGGACGGCGAATGGAACAACGACCTGATGGAACAGGTCGTCCCGCCCCGCGCCATCGAGACCTGA